Proteins encoded together in one Triticum dicoccoides isolate Atlit2015 ecotype Zavitan chromosome 7B, WEW_v2.0, whole genome shotgun sequence window:
- the LOC119336851 gene encoding protein-tyrosine sulfotransferase-like isoform X1 has protein sequence MARPLGLGLALALLLAMSATVLPLASSADDYARCEGAVKGWADSVGEGDNGGDKLNLKDLLFFLHIPRTGGRTYFHCFLKKLYTNAQECPRSYDKLRFDPSHPDCTLVVSHDDYSLTSKLPRERTSVVTILRNPVDRVFSTYEFSVEVAARFLVHPNLTSAKTMTSRVLTKSRAVSTLDIWPWKYLVPWMREDLFARRDARGNDSVPSSKKINAYDVEDMVMPLHQYINDPVAHEIIHNGATFQITGLTNNSYFNGAHEVRHCVRKHPDLGRFVLQVAKNRLDRMLYVGLTEDHEESARLFAHMVGAQVLSQSGALKLDVQEDQPSGTDSHSSMLDPEDEETNEHMNSTHGWKNNEALNTTEDDHGKGNMTVGKLMETYEGCIAKLRMSQSSRRRISLKKVEAANFTKAARRHVPEAILNQIISLNSLDMELYEYAKKIFEQEHLMLKGQHPMVVQQKQLADQMVRSSSYEGQHPMVVQHKQLTDQKDWIDAVCESWSCFTWWKVASFGLGITVTMVFVVFVVAGRRTLKLKV, from the exons ATGGCGCGGCCGCTCGGCCTGGGTCTCGCCCTCGCGCTCCTCCTCGCCATGTCAG CGACCGTGCTTCCTCTCGCCAGCTCCGCTGACGACTACGCGCGCTGCGAGGGGGCCGTCAAGGGCTGGGCGGACTCAGTCGGGGAGGGCGACAATGGCGGCGACAAACTGAACCTCAAGGATTTGCTCTTCTTCCTTCACATTCCCAGAACCGGTGGGCGTACCTACTTCCACTG TTTCTTGAAGAAGCTGTATACGAATGCTCAGGAATGCCCCCGCTCCTATGATAAGCTGCGGTTCGACCCAAG CCATCCTGATTGCACGCTGGTTGTTAGCCATGATGACTATAGCTTAACTTCAAAGCTGCCAAGGGAGAGGACTTCCGTGGTGACAATACTAAGGAATCCAGTTGATCGTGTGTTTAGCACGTATGAGTTCTCCGTGGAAGTTGCAGCCAGatttcttgtgcatccaaacttaACATCTGCCAAGACAATGACCAGCCGTGTGTTAACAAAATCACGTGCTGTAAGTACACTGGACATATGGCCTTGGAAATACTTGGTTCCATGGATGAGAGAAGATCTTTTCGCCAGG AGAGATGCTAGAGGGAATGACAGCGTGCCAAGTAGCAAGAAGATTAATGCATACGATGTGGAAGACATGGTTATGCCATTGCACCAGTACATCAATGACCCTGTTGCCCATGAAATCATTCACAATGGAGCTACCTTTCAG ATCACTGGGCTAACAAATAATTCTTACTTCAATGGCGCACATGAGGTTCGACATTGTGTTAGAAAGCACCCTGATCTTGGTCGTTTTGTGCTTCAAGTTGCTAag AACAGGCTGGACCGTATGCTGTACGTAGGACTTACAGAGGATCATGAGGAATCTGCAAGGTTGTTCGCTCATATGGTAGGAGCACAAGTGCTTTCACAATCTGGAGCGTTGAAGTTAGATGTTCAGGAAGATCAACCCAGTGGCACCG ACTCTCACTCGTCCATGCTGGATCCAGAGGATGAAGAAACAAATGAACATATG AATAGCACCCATGGCTGGAAAAATAATGAAGCTCTGAACACTACTGAGGATGATCATGGAAAAGGAAAT ATGACTGTTGGTAAACTGATGGAAACTTACGAGGGTTGCATTGCAAAACTGCGAATGTCCCAATCTAGCCGTCGCAGAATATCCCTAAAGAAGGTTGAGGCGGCAAATTTTACAAAGGCG GCAAGGCGTCATGTACCTGAGGCAATTCTGAATCAAATTATCTCACTGAACAGCCTAGACATGGAACTCTATGAGTATGCTAAGAAGATTTTTGAACAAGAACATCTTATGCTTAAAGGCCAGCATCCGATGGTGGTGCAGCAGAAACAATTGGCAGATCAAATGGTTCGGTCAAGCTCATATGAAGGCCAGCATCCCATGGTGGTGCAACACAAACAATTGACAGATCAAAAG GACTGGATAGATGCGGTCTGCGAATCCTGGAGTTGCTTTACCTGGTGGAAGGTGGCCTCATTTGGTCTCGGGATTACGGTCACCATggtttttgttgtgtttgttgtaGCAGGTAGAAGAACATTAAAACTTAAGGTTTGA
- the LOC119336851 gene encoding protein-tyrosine sulfotransferase-like isoform X2: MARPLGLGLALALLLAMSATVLPLASSADDYARCEGAVKGWADSVGEGDNGGDKLNLKDLLFFLHIPRTGGRTYFHCFLKKLYTNAQECPRSYDKLRFDPSHPDCTLVVSHDDYSLTSKLPRERTSVVTILRNPVDRVFSTYEFSVEVAARFLVHPNLTSAKTMTSRVLTKSRAVSTLDIWPWKYLVPWMREDLFARRDARGNDSVPSSKKINAYDVEDMVMPLHQYINDPVAHEIIHNGATFQITGLTNNSYFNGAHEVRHCVRKHPDLGRFVLQVAKNRLDRMLYVGLTEDHEESARLFAHMVGAQVLSQSGALKLDVQEDQPSGTDSHSSMLDPEDEETNEHMNSTHGWKNNEALNTTEDDHGKGNMTVGKLMETYEGCIAKLRMSQSSRRRISLKKVEAANFTKAARRHVPEAILNQIISLNSLDMELYEYAKKIFEQEHLMLKGQHPMVVQQKQLADQMVRSSSYEGQHPMVVQHKQLTDQKDWIDAVCESWSCSTWWKVASFGLGIAVTTVFVVFVVTGRRTLKLKV, translated from the exons ATGGCGCGGCCGCTCGGCCTGGGTCTCGCCCTCGCGCTCCTCCTCGCCATGTCAG CGACCGTGCTTCCTCTCGCCAGCTCCGCTGACGACTACGCGCGCTGCGAGGGGGCCGTCAAGGGCTGGGCGGACTCAGTCGGGGAGGGCGACAATGGCGGCGACAAACTGAACCTCAAGGATTTGCTCTTCTTCCTTCACATTCCCAGAACCGGTGGGCGTACCTACTTCCACTG TTTCTTGAAGAAGCTGTATACGAATGCTCAGGAATGCCCCCGCTCCTATGATAAGCTGCGGTTCGACCCAAG CCATCCTGATTGCACGCTGGTTGTTAGCCATGATGACTATAGCTTAACTTCAAAGCTGCCAAGGGAGAGGACTTCCGTGGTGACAATACTAAGGAATCCAGTTGATCGTGTGTTTAGCACGTATGAGTTCTCCGTGGAAGTTGCAGCCAGatttcttgtgcatccaaacttaACATCTGCCAAGACAATGACCAGCCGTGTGTTAACAAAATCACGTGCTGTAAGTACACTGGACATATGGCCTTGGAAATACTTGGTTCCATGGATGAGAGAAGATCTTTTCGCCAGG AGAGATGCTAGAGGGAATGACAGCGTGCCAAGTAGCAAGAAGATTAATGCATACGATGTGGAAGACATGGTTATGCCATTGCACCAGTACATCAATGACCCTGTTGCCCATGAAATCATTCACAATGGAGCTACCTTTCAG ATCACTGGGCTAACAAATAATTCTTACTTCAATGGCGCACATGAGGTTCGACATTGTGTTAGAAAGCACCCTGATCTTGGTCGTTTTGTGCTTCAAGTTGCTAag AACAGGCTGGACCGTATGCTGTACGTAGGACTTACAGAGGATCATGAGGAATCTGCAAGGTTGTTCGCTCATATGGTAGGAGCACAAGTGCTTTCACAATCTGGAGCGTTGAAGTTAGATGTTCAGGAAGATCAACCCAGTGGCACCG ACTCTCACTCGTCCATGCTGGATCCAGAGGATGAAGAAACAAATGAACATATG AATAGCACCCATGGCTGGAAAAATAATGAAGCTCTGAACACTACTGAGGATGATCATGGAAAAGGAAAT ATGACTGTTGGTAAACTGATGGAAACTTACGAGGGTTGCATTGCAAAACTGCGAATGTCCCAATCTAGCCGTCGCAGAATATCCCTAAAGAAGGTTGAGGCGGCAAATTTTACAAAGGCG GCAAGGCGTCATGTACCTGAGGCAATTCTGAATCAAATTATCTCACTGAACAGCCTAGACATGGAACTCTATGAGTATGCTAAGAAGATTTTTGAACAAGAACATCTTATGCTTAAAGGCCAGCATCCGATGGTGGTGCAGCAGAAACAATTGGCAGATCAAATGGTTCGGTCAAGCTCATATGAAGGCCAGCATCCCATGGTGGTGCAACACAAACAATTGACAGATCAAAAG